The Actinosynnema mirum DSM 43827 genomic interval ACCGCGTCGAGGATCACGCAGGCGCTGGGCACCATGTACCGGGGCAGGCGGTCCCGCACGTGCTGCTGCAGCTCCGCCTGCGCGGGCCGCTCGCCCTCCTCGGGCACCACGTAGGCGACCAACTGCTTCTCACCGTCCCCGCCGCGAGCGATGACGACGGAGCGCTGGAGCGCCGGGTGGGCGTCCAGGACGGCCTCGACCTCGGCGGGCTCCACCCGGAAGCCCCGGATCTTGACCTGGTGATCGATCCGGCCGAGGAGCTCCAGGTCGCCGTCGGGCAGGAAGCGGCCGAGGTCACCGGTCGCGTACCGCCGCGCGCCGGGTTCCGGGCTGTGCGGATCCGGCTGGAACACCGCGGCGGTGTCGGCCGGGCGGCCGAGGTAGCCGCGGGCCACGCCCGCCCCGCCGATGTGCAGCTCGCCCGAGACCGAGACCGGGGTCGAACGGCCGTGCTGGTCCTGCACCAGGATCCGGGTGTTCGCGATCGGGCGTCCGATGGGCAGCTGCTGCTGTCCCGCTTCGGGGGCGCCGGTCCACACCGTGCTCCACACCGTCGCCTCGGTGGGGCCGTACTCGTTCGACAGCAGGCAGCCCGGCGCCTTCTCCCGGCACTCCTGGTGCAGGGCTGCAGGCGCCGCCTCCCCAGCCGTGATCACCCGTGCCAGCGGTGCCAGCTCACCGGGCACGGCCTGCTCCAGCAGCGGGCCGAGCAGGGAGGGGATCCCCAGCGTGTGGGTGGGCCGTGCCCGGACGACCGCGCCGACCGTGCCCACCGGGTCGAGCTGCGTGCCCTCCGCAGGCAGGATCAGGGTCCCTCCGGTGGTCAGCGTCCAGAAGACACCGGCGACGGAGCTGTCGAAGGCGAAGGAGGACAGCAGCAGGAAGCGCTCCGGCGTCTCCGGGTAGGCGACGCTCCTTGCCTGGATCGAGGCGAGCACGTTGCGGTGCTCGACCACGACTCCCTTGGGCTCGCCGGTCGAGCCCGAGGTGTAGATGACGTAGGCGGCGCCCGCGCCCGAGACGGGAGTGGGCTTCGCACGCGCTCCGGTCAGGTCCCGGTCCGGCACGAACAGCGGGCAGCCACGCGGCGCCCTGGGTTCGAGACCGCGCTCGGCGATCACCACCGCCGCGCCGCTGCCTGCGACCAGCGCCGCGGTGCGCTCGTCCGGCTGGACCGGGTCGAGCGGCAGGTAGGCGGCCCCGGCCTTGAGCACCCCGAGCAGGGAGGCGATCTGCAGCGGCGAGCGCTCAGCGAAGACGCCGACCACGTCGTCACAGCCGACTCCGCGCAGGCGCAGCCCTCTGGCGATCCGGCAGGCCCACTCGTCCAGCGTCCGGTAGCTGAGCGCCACGCCGTCCGCCTCCACGGCGATCCGGTCCGGGGTGGCTGCGGCTCGGGCCGCGAAGGCCTCGTGCAGCCCGGCGTCGGGGACCGGGACGACCTCTCCCAGGGTGAACCCCTCGAGCAGCTCGCGGTCCCGGTCGGGCAGCTGGTCAGCAGCGTCGAAGTGGGCGGAGGGATCGGCCGCGATCGCCTCCATCGCCAGCACGTAGCTGTCCCGCACGCTCTCCATCACCTCGGCGGAGAACTGGAGGCTGTCGTACTCGATCCGCACCTCCAGCTCGCCGCTCTCCCGGTGCAGCCGGAAGATCCCGCAGAACGGGAAGGTCGACTCCCCGTAGAGCTCGTTCTCCACGTGCGCGACCCCGCGCTCGGTCCACCGGTCCAGCACGCTGAACACGTGGTAGTTGGTGAAGAAGAACAACGTCTCGGCCAGCGGCTCGTTGCCCTGGTGCCGCTTCAGCTCGGCCATCGGCAACCTGCGGTACGGCATCGACACCCGCTCGGAGCGGAGCGTGTCCTCGATCAGCTTGCGCCAGCTGCCACCGGCCATCCGCACCCGCAGCGCCAGGCTGTTGACGAACAACCCGATCGCGGTGCTGCCGTCGATCGTCTCGGGCCTGCCGTTGGTGACCGTGTAGGTCAGCGTGTCGACGTTGCCGCCGTAGGCCGACATCACCGCCAGGTGCGCCGCCAGCAGGACGCTCTTGAGCGGCACCGCCAGGCCCGTGGCCACCCGCTTGAGGCCGTCCGACAGCTCGCGCCCCACCGGCACCACGATCCGGACGATCTCCCGGTCGCCCTTGTCCGCCTTCGGCCCGACCCCGTCCCTGGGCAGGCGCATGAGCGTGGCGTCGGCCAGGTAGCCGTCCCAGAAGTCGTAGTTCTCCTTCCTGCCCAGCGCCTCCAGCTCCAGCGCGACGGCGTCGCGCATCCCCGACGTCGGCGGCTTGATCGAGATGGGTTCGTCGTAGACCAGCGAGAAGTAGTGGCTGAACAGCTCGGTGATCATCAACGCCTCGCTCCAGCCGTCGACGATCTCGTGGTGGAACCCGTAGGTGAACTGGAAGTCGCCGTCACCGCGCAGGTGCACCATGAACCGGATCAGCGGGTGGTCGTGCAGCTCGAAGCCGACCGTCCGCTCCCGGTCCACCCACGCGGTGACCCGCTCCTCCTGCTCGGGTTCCGGCAGGCCCCGCAGGTCCTCGAAGAGCAGCGGGGTCTCGAACCGGCCGTGCACCAGCTGCAGCGGGCGCGAGTAGGTGGTCATGTCGAACGAGGTGCGCAGCATCGGGTGCCGCTCGACCAGCTGCCGCACCACGGTGCGCATCACGTCCAGGTCGAACGGCGCGCGCAACCGCACCGAGGCGATGGCGTGGTAAACGGCGGACTTCGCGGCGAAGTCCCGGTGGAAGATCATCCCCTCCTGCAGCAGGCTCAGCGGGAACGCGTCCTCGACCTCGGCGGGCAGCGCCTGCCGGTCCTCCTCCGGGATGAGCGCGAACGGCGGGGTGGTCGGCGGGCCCGCCTGCGGTCGCCTGCCGTCCAGCGCTGCTGCGCAGTCGGCGATGACCGGGTTGTCGTGCAGGGTGGCGACGGTGACGTCCAGACCGCTGGCCTGCGCCCGACTAGCCACCATCACGCTGCGGATGGAGTCACCGCCGAGCAGGAAGTAGTTGTCGGCCACGCCGACCCGGTCCACACCGAGCACCGTGGCCACCGCGCCCACCAGGATCTCCTCGGTCTCCGTCCGGGGCGCCACGTACTCGGCGGACCGCCTGCTCTCCTTGGCGGGCTTGGGCAGCGCGGCCCGGTCGAGCTTGCCGTTGGCCGTCGCGGGGAGCGCGTCCAGGAGCACGACCGCCGACGGCACCATCGGCTCCGGCAACTGCTCGCGGCAGTGCCGCACCAGCGCGGCCGGGGACGGCGCCGGGCTGCCGCCGCGCCTGTCCGGCACCACGTAGCCCACCAGTTGGAGCTCACCGGCCAGCGGGGAGGAGCCGCCGAGGTCCTCGTCCCGGCGGGCCACGACCACCGCTTGGCCGACACCGGGGTGCGCGCGGAGTAGCTCCTCGACCTCCCCCGGCTCGACGCGCACGCCGCGGACCTTGACCTGCTCGTCGAGGCGGCCCAGGTACTCGATGTCCCCGTCGGCGCGGCGGCGGGCCAGGTCACCGGTCCGGTAGAGCCGTTCGCCCGGCGTGCCGAAGGGATCGGGCACGAACCGCTGCTCGGTGAGCTCGGGCAGGCCGAGGTAGCCGAGGGCCACCCCGGCGCCGCCCAGGAAGATCTCGCCGACGGCGCCGTCCGGCACCTGATCGCCCCTCGGGTCCAGCAGGTGCGCCCGCGTGTTGGCAACGGGTGCGCCGATGGGCGCCATGCCGCCCCTCGGAGCCGCCGCGTCGACCCGACCGGCGATGCTGCCCACCACGGTCTCCGTGGGCCCGTACTCGTTGACCACGGTGGAGCCCGCGTCGAGGAACGGGGCGGCGCTCCGCGTTCGCAAGGCCTCACCGCCCACCACGACGGTGCGCACGCTGCCCGCGATCTCCTCCGCGGTGAACAGCTGCCCGAGGACGTCCAGGTGCGTGGGCGTCAGCTTGACCAGGGTGAGGTCGCGGCGGGCGCGCAGCGCGCCGGCCAGGCCGGTGACCCCGGCGCTCTCCGGCAGCAGGACGACCCGCTGCCCGACGAGCAGCGGGCCCAGCAGGCCCGTGAGCGTCAGGTCGAAGCTGATCGACGTGTGCACCAGCGCGCCGGCACCCCGGTCGAGCTGGTAGGCGGTAACGGCCCAGGAGAGGTAGTTCACCAAGCCCCGGTGCGGGACGAGCACTCCGTTCGGGCGGCCGGTGGTGCCCGAGGTGTGCAGCACGTACGCGATGTCGTCGCCGACGAGCGGGACCTGCAGCGGGCCGGTCGGCTGCCCTGCGAGCACGGCGGAGGTGTCGTCGAGCGCGAGCGCGGAGGGGGGCGGCGGGTCGAGGCAGCCGAGGACGTCGGCGGTCGCCAGCACCACCTTCGGCGTCGTCTGCTCGACCACCAGCGCCAGCCTGGCGGACGGGTAGCCGACGTCCACCGGGACGAACGCGGCTCCGGCCTTGAGCACGCCGAGCACCGACACCAGCAGCTCCGGCGACCTGCCGAGCGAGATGACGACCCGGTCGCCGCGTCCCACCCCGCGCTCGCGCAGGAGGTGCGCGAGCTGGTTGGCCATGCCGTCGAGCTGGGCGTAGGTGAGCTCCAGGCCGTCGAACTCCACGGCGACCCGGTCCGGGGTCAGCTCCGCCTGACGCGTGAACAGCTCGTGCACGGCCAGGTCCGGCAGCTCGACCACCGGGCCTGCCGACGCGGCGAGCACGGACTCGCGCCGTCTCGGCGGCATCAGGTCGAACGCGCCGACCGGCGTCGCGCCGTCGGCCAGCGCCGCAGCGAGCACGGTCCCGAACGCATCGGCCACCGCCGACGCCGTCGCCCCGTCGACCAGGCCCGCGTCATGCCGCAGCGTGACCTGGAGCTCTTCGCCCACGAGCACGCACGTCAGCGACAGCGCGCCGGAGTCGTCCTGCGCAAGGCCCGTGACGCTCCACACCGGACCCGCGCCGCGTGCGGGACCGCACGCGTGGAAGGAGAAGCGCGGCAGCACCCGCCGCGCCGCGCCGTCCTCCAGCAGCTCCGGGTCCAGGTGCTCGACGCGCTGCCCGGCCCAGCCCGTCCACTCGGCGGTGTCGCGGACGACAGTCAGGAAGACCTGGTCCGCGGTGAGGTCGCCGCGCAGCGGCGCCTCGCGCTCGTAGGCACCGACCGCCCGCTCCAGTCCGGGGAAGCCGCGGCCGGGCACCGAGAGCAGAACCGGGCCACCGCGTTCCCCGCCGACGCGCCAGACCACGACCCGGAACACCGCGGCCAGCACCGCCTCGACGTCCACCGCGTGCTCGGCGGCGAACGCGTCGAGGGCGGGGCCGCACGGCGCGGCAGGCAGCCGGAATGAGCGGAGCCTGCCCTGGCTCCCGCCGACCGTGGTCCTCGGCAGCGCCTCCCCGCCATCGCCCGCCAGCGCGTCGTCCCAGGCGGCGCGGTCGGCGGCCGAGTCCGGCGAGGTGAGCAGCTCGTTGTGCCACGTGGAGAAGTCGGCGTACTGCACAGCGTCCGCTGCGGACTCCCCGGCGGACTCCGCCGCGCCGTCGTACACCGCCGCGAGCTCTGCCACCACCAGCTGCAACGAGGTGAGATCGGCGATCAACGGGTGCGCGGTCAGCAGCAGCGTCGCACGGTCGACGCCGGTCTCGACCAGCAGCGCGCGGAAGCCCTCCCCCGCCCCCGTGCCGACCGCCTCCCGCTCCAGCGCGGCCCACTCGGCCACGTCCCGGTCGGGCCCGACGGCCTGCTCGACGTGGCGCAACCGGACGGCGGCGGGATCGCCGACGACCTGGGACGGCGCCCGCCTGCCCTCGTGGGAGACGAAACCGGTGCGCAGCGCCTCGTGGTCGCCCACCACCTCGCGCAGCGCGGCGCTCAACCGGTCGCGCTCCACCGCGCCCTCCAGCAGCACGTGCGCCTGACCGGCGTTGTCGTCCCCGCGGTCGGCGTGCTGCGACCACAGGGCGCGCTGCCGAGGAGAGACGGCGAACTCGGGGTTTTCCTGCTCTACCACCAGCAACCTCCGCTAAGCCGGGGACGGCGCGACGCGGTGGTGCTCGTCAGGCACTCGGGTGACCTGGCGAGCGGACCCACCTGCCCTGTCCGAAGCCGTTGCCTCCGACAAGGAAAGAGTTCAACATCGAGTTTTCCGAAGCGCGGGCAACCGGCAGCAGAAATAGCGATCCGCGCCGTTTTCCACCCACCTCGGGCCGGGCGCCCCCGGTCTTCACACGACCCAGGACCGTCTGCGGTTTTCAAAATCTATTGGGAATTTCCAACTCGGCCACGCGGACCGATCGTTCAGAATTCGAGGGAAATCCGGTTCAAGTTCCGCGAACGACAGTCGTGCGCAACTGCGGATCCGCCTGGATCTGCGCCCAGGTGAACAAGCACTCCCGGACCTCCCCTCGCGCGAACAGCGCCTGCTGATCGGCGAAGTGCGGCGATCGCGGATCGATCGACTGGGAGAAGGTGAGCAGGCCCTTGGCCCGCGGACCGCGATCGGTGAACTGCACGGCGAGCAGGAAGCTCGTGCCGGTGTTGACCCGGTAGCCGTCCGAGGTCAGCTCGCCGCTGCCCCGCGCGACCGGTTCGAGCGTGGTCGCGGGCGCCGGGACGCGCTCGACGACGTTGACGGCCCCGAGCGCGTCAGGCGCGCCCGGCACGGGCAGCTCACGACCGCCCTTGACGCTGTGCTGCACCGCGCCGAGCGGCACGTCCAGGGGGAAGCCCGCAGCCTCCACGTTCCGCTGGGCGCTGTCGATCGCCCTCCCCACCACACCCGGATCAGGCCGGGGGGCGCCGGGGGTGCGCACCGGGTCGCGCGGGTCGAACGGGGAGGAGAGCAGCGGACCCGCCGCGTTGAGCGCGTCGGGGTGCTCGGCCAGCACCGCCGTGAGCAGTTCGCGCCAGAGCACCGCGCCCCGGCTGTCCACCCGGAAGCGGCCGTCCCACCCGTCCAGCACCGCGCACGCCTTGCCCGCGTCGCGCCAGCCGGCCTCGGCGGACCCCGCGTGCGCGCGGCACAGCCCGCGCACCGGTTCCAGGAGCGACCGCGCGCCCAGGCTCTCGTCGGCCAGCACGGCGGACACCAGCGCGTCGAGGGTGAACCTGCCGGTCGGTCCCGGCTCCTCGAGCAGCAGGGCGTTGAGCCTGGCCCGCGCCGGGAGCGCCAGGCGCTCCTGCCCCAACTGCTGGGGGTAGCCGCGCAGCGGGCTGCGCGGGTTGGCCGCCCACGGGCTGTTGTTGGCGTTGAAGACGTAGTCCGCGCGGGTGAGCCGCGGCCACCGGGAAGCGGGCAGCAGCCCGGCCGCGACGGCTCCCGGCTCCACCCGCCAGTCCTGCTTCGGATCACCGCCGTCCAGCAGGCCGATCGGGCTGGAGGACCACGCCCTCATCGCCTCGGGGGTCAGGTTGGGGGTGCGTGCGGCGTTGCCGTACCAGGACGTGCCGGAGCGGTCCGAGGCCAGCGTGTTCAGCCACGGCGTGCCGTGCTCGACGTGCCGCGCCGCGACCTCGGCCACGTTCCTCGTCCTGGCCATGCCGAGCCAGAAGTCGAGCAGGCCGGAGTTGTCGGCGTTCGCGTCGCGGAACTCGATCGCGCCGGTCGTGGTCCAGCCGTACCCCGCATCGATCGAGGACAGGTCGACGATCGGCCCGTGCTCCCCGGACCACATGGTCCTGCGCACCGGCTCCACCCTGCCGTCGGCCTGCTTGACCTGCACGACCACGACCTGGGACCTCATGTCCAGGACGCGGTCGCCGACGCGGTAGCCGGTCGGCCTCCCCGGCGTCAGCTGGAGCTGCGCGAACGTGAACCTGGGGCCGGGCGCGACCGTGTGGGTCCAGGCGACCTGCTCGGTGAAGCCGATCTGCACGCCGGGCAGGCCCCCGATCCCCGCGCCGTAGACGTCGAGAGTCCCTGGGACGGTGAGGTGGCTCTCCCACAGCTGGAGCTCGCCCTGCCACGGGAAGTGCGGGTTGGCCAGCAGGGCTCCCCGCCCGCTGCTGGAGAGCAAGCCGCCGAGGGCCCAGCCGTTGCTGCCCAGCGCCGAGGCGCCGCCCACCGCCGACGGCGCGGAGCGGAGCGCGTCGGACACCGCCGCCGCCGGGACGCGCAGCGCCTCCTGCCCGTCGCCCGGCGGCCGGGCCACGGCAACGGACGGGAGCACCACCCGCCCGCTCGACACGATGGCGAGGTCCTGCTGGTACGCCAGGAGGTCCACCGCTGTCACCGGCCCGATCCAGGGCTGTCCCGCGCACCAACCGCGGACACCACCCGGCCCGACCTCGGCCAGGTACCGGTTGTACCCGGCCGCGTAACCCTCCAGCAGGGCCCTGGCGTCGCGGGAGATCGACGGCAGCGCGCGCCTGGCCTTCTCCACCAGGCCCAGGGTCAGGTAGCCGAGGTCCGACGCCAGGTGCTCGTCCTGAGCCCCGGCCCCGAGCCAGCGCGAGCGCTCGCCCCGCACCTTGACGACCTGGTCGGCGAGGTCGCACAGGCGGTCCTCGGCGTAGGCCCACCCCTGGCCGAACCCGGCGCTCCCGAGGTCCGCCGCCAGCACGTGCGGAATGCCGTGGCTCGTTCGCCGGATTTCCGCTCGGTACCCGATTCCCGCTATCGCGGACTGAGCTCGGGCAATGAAATCGGAACTACCCGCAGACTGCGCCGAAGCCAGTGGCGAGACAAGGGAAAACGACACCAGGAGGAACACCACAACGGGAAGCGCGAACCTGGCACGACGGCCCAGACTGCCCTTCGACGGGGAAGTTGATTTCGCCAGAACTGAACCTGACATGACACCTCCGCACAGCGCTCTTCTGCGTGGCATCCGACTCGAGGTCGATTACACAGAACACTTTACGCAAATGCAAAACATGAGGAAGAGGGCACTTCAGGAACAGGTGATTACCGCATGGTTACCGCCTCTGAGCTGGAACGACGTGAATGACAAAAAATGACAACGGACCGCGCGCTAGCCGGCGACCGGGTCGTCCTGCGCAACGCAGAGCCCCGCCACTGCGCGCAGGGGCCACGGCCCCAGCAGATCGTCGGGACCGAGCCCCGCGAACCCCAGCCCCGCCAGGCGCTTGATCACCTCAGGGGCCAGGACGGCGCTACCGCCCTGCTCCGCGTACGAGGAGTCCAGATCCACCCGTGAGCGACCCAGGGCGGTCGCGAGGGCGGTCGCGAGCGCCCGGTCGCGGTGTTCGACGTCCCGGCGGCCGGAGCCGTCGCGGACGTCCAGCGCGGCCGGGCGGGACGCGGAGAGCGCGACGGACGCGGAGCCCTCGGGCTCCGGCAGCTCGGCGCACCACACGAACTCGTGCGGGCACATGACGTCCACCTGCCCGTGCAGCGAGGAGCGGACACGCGCCGAGACCTCCGCCTGACCACCGGGGTCGCCCACGAGGTAGGCCACGAGGACCCTGCCCCGTCCTGGCCGCTCCACGACGCCGACCCGCGCCGCTTCGACCCCCTCAACCGAGCAGGCGATCCGCGCCAGCTTGGCCGTGTTGACCCAACTGCGGTCGACGTGGGCCCAGTCCTCGCCGTACCGCGCCACCGGCAGCGCGAACCGCTCGACGACCTCGGAGACGGTCGCGCTCGCCAGACCCGGATCACCGGCCCAGGCGATCAGGAAGCGCTCCATGCCGACGAGCATCCGGTCGACCTGCTCCTCGTCGATCACGGACCTGTGCCCGATGAGATCGAGGACCACGTCCCCGTTCAGCGAGAAGGTCCGGAGGCAGAGGTCCGTGTAGTCGTCGCGCCACAGGCACTCGAGCCTTTTGAACGAGCTGTCCGGGAGATCGTCCGGGGCGCCCCCCGGAGCGTCCGCCTCCCGCAGCGCCTCATCGAAGCCGTCAGCGCAGTTGAAGAGGGCGCCGACCCGGATCGGCGCACCACGCCGCAGCTCCACGCGCATCTTGGCGTCCCTCAGGCCGAAGTAGGAGTACTGCGCGTGGCGCGCCCCCTCGAACATCTGCTTCCTCGACTCCTGGAGCAACTCCTGAACCGTGGCGCCCGGAAGCGGGCGAACAGCAACCAGCGCTTCCTGGAAGAAGCAGCCGACCGACCCCATCACCTCGCGGAACCGGTTGGAGAAGTTCATCTTGAACCCGGTGTCGGAGTTCCCGGACAGTGCCGACAGAGCGATCACGAAGGCAACGGACAGGCGGGAGGAGGCAGCGGGGTCCAGCGGTCCGCTCGTGTCGCGCAGCGCCGCGAAGAGTCGGGGGGAGTGCAGAGAGACCCGGCGGTAGCGATCGCCCTCGTCCGGGCCCACGGAGGAGCGGAACCGGGGGAACTGAGCGACAGGCACCGAGAGGAGGAACCTCTCGCAGTGCTCCAGGGCCCTGCGGTGCGCGGCATCGTGCTCCCCGGAGCGCTGCCGCGCCGCGAGCGCGGCAGGCTGCGCGCCCACCCGCTGCTCGCCCTCAGGGGCGGGATCGCCCTGCGGGAAGGACCTCAGGGCGGCTTCCAGGTCCGACTGGATCGTCGGGAAGCTGGCACCGTCCGCCGAGAGATGGTTGATCATGAGCACCAGGGTGCCCACGGACCCGCCCTCCAGCGCGAAGCCCAGGCGCAGGGGGAGGTCCACCGCCTGGTCCATGCGCAGTGCGAAGAGCTCGTGGAAGATCGCCTCAACGTCCTCAGGACTGTTCCCGTCCCGCCGAACGGAGCGGGGATCTTCGAAGTCCTCGAGCACTACCTGGAAAGGTCTGCCGGACCAGTCCACGGGGTAAATGGTCCGCAGCGCCTCGTGCCTGGTCATCAACTCCCGGACAGCCTTGAGAACGCGAGTCTCCGAGAACCCTGGACCAGGCATCCGGAAAATCAGCTCGATCTTCGCGCTGTCGATGTCGGGAAGTGGCAGGTGGCACAGATACCAGTACATCTCCTGGGACCACAGCAGCGGCGCACCGCGCCCTTTCCCCAGAACAGCGGGTAACCCCTCCATGTCGTCGGAACCCTGCCGGTCGACCACGAGCACTCCTCCACCGCAGAAGCCAAAGGGGAACGAGAGAGCACGGCGCGGAGCGCCGCGAAATCACACCTGACGCGATCCAGGGCCAGCACGATCCAGATGAACTAGTCCGCCCGAATTCCGGCGTCGGGGAGCGGTCCCCCCACCTCGACCCGGCCAGCGTTCTTCTCGAACCAGTCCCAGACCGCAGTCAGGGGAGGTTCAAGCGATCGACCGAGTTCGTTCAACTGGTAGAAAACCTGGGGCGGCACAGTGTTCTTGACCCGACGCGTGATCAACCCGTCGTCGGCGAGTGAGCGCAATGTCGTGGAGAGCATTTTCTGGGAGATGCCGGGCAGGCGACGCCTGAGTTCGGCGAAGCGGAGCTCCCCGACGACGTCGCCAAGTTCCCGCATGGCCAGGACCGTCCACTTTCGACAGATTCGCTTAAACAGCTGACCCGCCTGGTCCGCCGAAACCGAAGAGTCAACAAAATGATCCGCAGGCTGCATTGAAGATTCACCATAGGTTCTTAGTCCACTACTTGGCCGCAGAGGCGGCGGCCAAGTTGAATCATCGGAAAATCCCAGAAGCCGCGCCGAAGTTTTCGACCTGGGCTCCAGAAAATCTGCACCCCCATTTGACGGCAGCCAGAAAAGGGGTCAGTGAGTTCGGTCAGCCAAGTTCGAGCAGGCCGATGAAGCGAATGACCGGGTGTTCGTTCCACGCCGGTCCGGATCACATCACGCACGGACGCACCATCAACTCCAGCGGGTCACGCGCTTTTTACGCGACGACTCGCCAGCCACGCCGGGCGGGAACTAGTGAACACCGACCTCACATAACGGTCCACCGAGCGAGACGGCATCCGCAGCACGGCGACGCTCGTCGCGAAGACGGATGCCGTCATGACGAAGGGAAGTCACGCTTATCTCCTGTTCAGGGACGATCCGGTCAATCCATGATCGACCATACATCCAAAGTTTCCTTGCTGCACCCATCGTTGTTTACATTGCACCAACGCGCACTGTTCGGTATAGTTGCTTGACTGCAAGCCGGTCGAGATACCGTGAAGCGACCCCGCTTCCGCGCGCACTCACAGGCCACTACGCGGACGATCCGCGCGTTTCCGCAGCCACCCGGACGAGATTCGCGCTCCCCGGTGCGGTCCACCGGAGCCGCCGCGTGCCCGCAAGCGGTGCCGAGACCGGCGCGAAATGGAGCGGGAGCATCGCGCGAGCGGGCGTGAGGACTTCGGCAGACCGAACAACGCGGAGCGGTAGGCCCTCGTTCAGGGCCGTGCCGGGCGCGCGGGTCTCCACGCCGACGCCCCCACTGCGCACCGCAATGATCTGATCGACGCGCAGCGCAACACGTCCTGCACAGCGAAGCAGACCACCAGCACGGCAGTGGTGAGCAGCACGCCCGCAATGCCCGCAGCTATCGCCGATGGCGAGCCGACTGGCCGGAAGCACTAGTTCCGGGCTAAACCGGACGGCCAGCCTGGTCGCGGCAGGCGCCATCACGCGGTCCGGTGGACGGTCATGATCGTGCCCGCCGCCAGGTCGAGGTCGTGCCTGATGATCACGCTTGCGACGCCTTCCGTGCACGATCGCGCGGAACGGCTCTTGCACGCGCAGGCCGTTCCCTTCGTCCAGCGCGCTGCGCCTGGCCACCGGAGATCTAGTCCGGCCGGCTACGCGCGTGGCACGCGAGGCTGACCTCGCCCAGCGCCAGCCGGCGCAGCGGACAGCCGCACACCGGACACGACCAGCGGCACGACGACGTCTCCTCCAGGTTCAGGGACGGGATCAGGTTGCCCTTCTGGAGCACGAGGCCGACGTGCGCGGCGCAGCCGCGTTATCGCGGGCTCGTCCAGTGGACCTGGTCCGGAGTCCGCTCAGCTCACGGCCGCTCTTCACAGCGCCGGCCAACAGGTTCCACCCACGTCGCAGCACGTCCACCACGAGGCCGTGTCAGCCAGCGAGTTCGTCGATGCGCCCACTAAGAAAGCCGGTCGACAAGCCGGTGGTGCGGTTGGCGGGCTGGAAGATCGCCCTGCTCTCCATCTCCCAGTAGAGCGCGTGAGCGTCCGAGGACAACACGTTCCACGCGGCGCGCAGGCCGCCCCGGCGTTCCGGAGCGGAGGGGAAGACGACCGGAACGATGTCGCGCAGGACATCGGCGAGGCCCACCTTCGGCAACGGCGTCGCCTTGGCCGCCGTCAACGCCTGCTCGCGCGACTCGATCCAGACGATCTGGCCCCGCACCGCCTGCTCCTGCTTGGAGTCGAACCCGAGCTGGGTGCAAGTTCCAGCGTGCGCTGGTGGTACTTGCGCAACTGTGGCGTACAGGTCCCAGCGTTCCAGCCCGTCCCGGATGAGCTGCAGGTGCCCACCGGCGGAGATCGGACTGATCCGCACCGCATCGCTGATCCTGTGGTGGCCGAAAGCCTTGTCATCCCCGGTGAGGTCGCTGTCGCGTTCGGGCTCTTCCGGCGGGTTCCGGGTCTGGCGCTCCCGCCGGCCGTCCAGGCTCGACCGCGCGTCACGTATGAGGTGATCTCAACGAGCTGTCGGATCGGTGTTCCAGTCGTGTTCGTAGTGGGTGCAGGCCAGTGCTGCGGCGGCGATGAGGCTGGGTTTTCGTGGGCTGGCGGTGGTATGGCGTAGGGCTTTCCAGCGTCCGACCAGCAGCGCGAACCCGCGTTCACCGCGTCCTCGCAGGCCGCATAGCAACAGGTCGTGGGTTTTCTGGTGCACGCTCAGCTCGGGTCCGGCC includes:
- a CDS encoding non-ribosomal peptide synthetase; its protein translation is MVEQENPEFAVSPRQRALWSQHADRGDDNAGQAHVLLEGAVERDRLSAALREVVGDHEALRTGFVSHEGRRAPSQVVGDPAAVRLRHVEQAVGPDRDVAEWAALEREAVGTGAGEGFRALLVETGVDRATLLLTAHPLIADLTSLQLVVAELAAVYDGAAESAGESAADAVQYADFSTWHNELLTSPDSAADRAAWDDALAGDGGEALPRTTVGGSQGRLRSFRLPAAPCGPALDAFAAEHAVDVEAVLAAVFRVVVWRVGGERGGPVLLSVPGRGFPGLERAVGAYEREAPLRGDLTADQVFLTVVRDTAEWTGWAGQRVEHLDPELLEDGAARRVLPRFSFHACGPARGAGPVWSVTGLAQDDSGALSLTCVLVGEELQVTLRHDAGLVDGATASAVADAFGTVLAAALADGATPVGAFDLMPPRRRESVLAASAGPVVELPDLAVHELFTRQAELTPDRVAVEFDGLELTYAQLDGMANQLAHLLRERGVGRGDRVVISLGRSPELLVSVLGVLKAGAAFVPVDVGYPSARLALVVEQTTPKVVLATADVLGCLDPPPPSALALDDTSAVLAGQPTGPLQVPLVGDDIAYVLHTSGTTGRPNGVLVPHRGLVNYLSWAVTAYQLDRGAGALVHTSISFDLTLTGLLGPLLVGQRVVLLPESAGVTGLAGALRARRDLTLVKLTPTHLDVLGQLFTAEEIAGSVRTVVVGGEALRTRSAAPFLDAGSTVVNEYGPTETVVGSIAGRVDAAAPRGGMAPIGAPVANTRAHLLDPRGDQVPDGAVGEIFLGGAGVALGYLGLPELTEQRFVPDPFGTPGERLYRTGDLARRRADGDIEYLGRLDEQVKVRGVRVEPGEVEELLRAHPGVGQAVVVARRDEDLGGSSPLAGELQLVGYVVPDRRGGSPAPSPAALVRHCREQLPEPMVPSAVVLLDALPATANGKLDRAALPKPAKESRRSAEYVAPRTETEEILVGAVATVLGVDRVGVADNYFLLGGDSIRSVMVASRAQASGLDVTVATLHDNPVIADCAAALDGRRPQAGPPTTPPFALIPEEDRQALPAEVEDAFPLSLLQEGMIFHRDFAAKSAVYHAIASVRLRAPFDLDVMRTVVRQLVERHPMLRTSFDMTTYSRPLQLVHGRFETPLLFEDLRGLPEPEQEERVTAWVDRERTVGFELHDHPLIRFMVHLRGDGDFQFTYGFHHEIVDGWSEALMITELFSHYFSLVYDEPISIKPPTSGMRDAVALELEALGRKENYDFWDGYLADATLMRLPRDGVGPKADKGDREIVRIVVPVGRELSDGLKRVATGLAVPLKSVLLAAHLAVMSAYGGNVDTLTYTVTNGRPETIDGSTAIGLFVNSLALRVRMAGGSWRKLIEDTLRSERVSMPYRRLPMAELKRHQGNEPLAETLFFFTNYHVFSVLDRWTERGVAHVENELYGESTFPFCGIFRLHRESGELEVRIEYDSLQFSAEVMESVRDSYVLAMEAIAADPSAHFDAADQLPDRDRELLEGFTLGEVVPVPDAGLHEAFAARAAATPDRIAVEADGVALSYRTLDEWACRIARGLRLRGVGCDDVVGVFAERSPLQIASLLGVLKAGAAYLPLDPVQPDERTAALVAGSGAAVVIAERGLEPRAPRGCPLFVPDRDLTGARAKPTPVSGAGAAYVIYTSGSTGEPKGVVVEHRNVLASIQARSVAYPETPERFLLLSSFAFDSSVAGVFWTLTTGGTLILPAEGTQLDPVGTVGAVVRARPTHTLGIPSLLGPLLEQAVPGELAPLARVITAGEAAPAALHQECREKAPGCLLSNEYGPTEATVWSTVWTGAPEAGQQQLPIGRPIANTRILVQDQHGRSTPVSVSGELHIGGAGVARGYLGRPADTAAVFQPDPHSPEPGARRYATGDLGRFLPDGDLELLGRIDHQVKIRGFRVEPAEVEAVLDAHPALQRSVVIARGGDGEKQLVAYVVPEEGERPAQAELQQHVRDRLPRYMVPSACVILDAVPLTSTGKVDRARLPEPEQASELPHTAPRTETEQLLTDIWSAVLKLDRVGVHHHFFDIGGESLRAMQVIAATNKLFGTTLSVRKLMDAPTIAEFAREVDGARSPAAAGSGRG